Below is a genomic region from Miscanthus floridulus cultivar M001 chromosome 1, ASM1932011v1, whole genome shotgun sequence.
CATCATCTAGGGCTTTGCCGACAGCAGCCATCTCGTCTGCAAAACCTTTCATCTTGGCAACATAATCTGTAATCGACATATTACCTTTCTTCGTAGTGGTGAGGGCAAGCCTCACATTCATCGTCTTGGCGCGGGTCTGCGCGGAGAACATTTTCTCCATGGTCGACCATGCTTGTTCCGCCGTCTCTGCAGCGATGATCTGCGCCTGAACTTCCTTCCCCGCGCTTGAGAGGATGAGCCAAAGGATCTGTTGATCCCGAGCATACCACGCTTCAAACGCAGGGTTAGGGTTGGTGACGGTCGTGCCGTCCGTCTTCTTCTCAACGATCTCAGCATTAGGGGCCTTGGTCTTGCCGTTGATGTGCCCCTCGTAGCAAGCACCGCGGATGGCGAAGAGGACCTGCGCTCTCCATAGCGCATGATTGGTTTTGGATAACTTCTCGGTCACTTGGAAACCGAAGAAGGGATTGGTGGTGGTGCTTGAACTCGTCGCCATGGAACCCTAGGCTCTGATTACCATGTGTGAGATTCAGAGGCGCATGGAAGATGGGAAACGCCGTAACAGGCGTGTTTCGTGTTGATTCTGATGATAGCTGGAAAAGCCCCAGCCGTGGCTTACATAGGAGGTGTAGCACCTAGATGAATAGCCAGGAGATAATTGAGGAGATAAAATAGCAACAACCTATCTCTTTCCTTTACTACGCTAACTACCTTATCTCCTGGCCTCTTCTATCTTTGGTGTACACGTTCACATATACAAGTCTGCCACGTTACACATACTTTGTATTCTAACAGTACACGCTCGCTCAACAAGCACCTCGGCGCGCGGCGGCAAGGCATCAGCAGTGCAGCCTGTGCAGGACTGACCCGGGCTGGATCGCAGATGAACCGGCCACGCTAATTAGCGAACGGTGAACGATCCGACAACCCCTGCATCGTTGTAGTCTCCCCATTCAATTGAATTTCTTTCAATACTCTTGTTGCTCTCTCTCGTGTCTTGTCCATTTTCAATTTCATCATTATGTTTCATCGCGACAAAAGTCCAACAAAATGACATCTTTTAATTTAATATGTTGCATACGGATACAACTTTTTTTATAGCTAACGAATGACTGCGCAATGCAACTCATAAATGTACAAATGCACACTCATCTCTAACTCTAAGAACACTGGTACGCACACCCTATCCCTTTAAACACCTCCCATCAAGTGAGAGAATGATACAACAAATCTTGAAACTGACAACACCTCATGTGGAAATATGCACTCTTCGAAATTAAAGCTGCTACACATCAACAGCCATTCATTGTTCCCTACCATGAAGGCTATCGATCCAAGTCAGCACCATCCACCGCCCCCATCAAGGTTGTCAACACTATCTAGTATCTAGGCTATCAATCAAGCTGATTTTGTGCATGTGTTTATTTGTGCTTGTGTGTTGGTAATTTGTTCTTGTAACAGTCTCTTTCATGGCGACATTCCTAGTGCTAGCTCTCAACTACTCAGCAATAAATTAAAAGGGTTTTAATTTGTAGTTGTCTCTAGGATTGTTTGTCACCCAAGTCAGCATGTAATGTAGGAGTATGTATAAAACAACACATTTCGTAGCGTGTATTCATATTTTTCACATTGGCACTATGATTAGGGATAAATCTTTCCATGGTCATCTTACCATGATTCATGATCCCACGAACTCTTTTAGATGTCATTTTTTTAGGTTGCCATATATCTAGGAAATGATAGTTTTCCAAAAACTCTCAAGTTTACCAGTGTTTTCACTTTGCTTCATTTATAATGCGTTATCTATGCAGAGATTCACCTAAAGCCTTGCTTAGATGCGTATATatccatctcaatccacatgtgttgaagtggaattaaactaaattacattccattccactccaacacatgtggattgatgtggaTATACGTGCATCCAAACAAGTCCTAAAGCTCAAATTTTGTTTGGTTTGGAGCACATCGTCCTTGAGTTTTCAAGTTTTTGGAGTTTTTTAAGAGCAATATGACCAAACTAGTAGGTGACTGGATCGTGGAATGTGGATAGATCGGCATTATTGTTCTCCGGCCCAGTGGCCCATCTGAGCAAACAAACTGGCCGGATGGAGATTAGTCAACCAGGCAGCCAGCAAATCACATGGAGAGAATCATGTGTCTTTCTTCCATTTTTCTACAATGTTTAAAAGACCTGTTTTAAAAGCTCTAAAGTTTAAAAAGAGCTCTTCATCCAGGAAGACGACGAGCAGAGTAATTTATTCTGCATGCTATCTATTGATTAGGTCCTTAAGATATCTTGTTCCGGTGCTCCAGTCCATCTTGGTCAAAAAGCAGGCTTTAACGGTTTTACCTAGGCTTTTAAGTTCTTGTGATCCTTTTTTCCCTGATAAGCAGGTTGAAATATCTTTCAGTTCCTTTCCTTCAAGCCAAGGCCATGCGTCACACTGGCTTTTTTTGGGGGTGTTCGGATCACCCGGACTAAGAATTAGTCCTGAAATTTGATGTCAAACAGAAAAACTAAACTTGCACTAATCATAGACTAAAAGAACAAATGAAGACTAATTGATGCATGGTTAGAACTATTAAAAAAACAGTTCATGATTAATCCATGTTTAGTCCACTATCCCATGACGAACTAATTTTAGTTTTGTGATCCGAACACGTCCTTAAATAACATTTGGTTCAGAGGATGAGACGGGACGGAGCGGTGCGATCCCACTTTCACTGGTGGGTGTTTGGCAAGGACAAAGGGAACAAAATCATCCTTGGAGAGAAATATTCTTCTAGATTTGAGGATACATCCGTCTCCCAAAAATGTGTTATGCATTTGTCCCACGGTTATGTTGTTCTCTTTCGTCTCTTCGCTTCTCCTCTTCCATACGTGGGTAGGGGGTAGGAGAGGGTGTGGATGTCCGGCATGGAGGAGACCACTTGGGAAGGGGCCACCATGGACGATAGGAAGAGCCCCACCACTAGCGAGCGAGCAAGCTCCCCCGCGGCCCACGGTGGTGGTGATTCGAGCGTGCTCTAGGCTAGAATGGTGGGGGTTTAGCAGGCCGAATTGAGCAAAGCCATGGTGGATGAGGACTAGCGGGGGAGAGAAGAAGGTGAAAACCGGATGACATGTGGGCCTCACACTAATGGTTGCTAATGGGAAATCAAATTGATATCCATCCCTTACCTCTTCATCCCTCCTACCAAACACAAGAGAGAGATGACTATCCTCTCAAAAAAACTCGACATGAGGTACGACCTCTCCTGAGGCATTGGCAGAAAGGTAGAAGATTCTCTTCGATAGGGTCGAGAAAAGGCCATGAACCTTGACTACTCAGGAAGTGCCACTAACAGCGAGGTGCGTATCACGCTACAACCGCTAGTGGATCACGTCTTTCCCTGAAAATAGCACAAGGTGGCAAACGAGAAGGTGAGACCATCACATCCCAAAAACTAGGATGGCACCGCCCCATCAGACCTTGTCCGCGAGTCAAATGTAACCTTAGTCTCCGTATAAGCATTGTAACGTGATCTTAGTTTTCACCTGTTCTCGATACTcacagatttcaattcttctaaAATATGCGAGAAATAATTCAAGCTGATTGATATAGTGCTCTACTGCCTGTATGACATCAAAAGTTCAAAATCTCTCTTTCATTATGCCTAAAACTTTCTGATGATCGATATCCTATGTTCACCTTCTAGTCTAGTAGATAAGATTTACAACACCTAATCCCCTAACTATTTGCTTTTTAATTCCAACCATGCATCCTACGCACGGCAGTACAAATTTATAGTTTAGTGACAAGAGAATTTTTAATTTAGTGACAGTAAGTTATTTATTTTCAATTTATTAGTGATGAGAGCTGAATAGCTGATGGTGATGGCAGAGCTCAGCTGGAGATTAGCTGCTGGTGCTCGGCGCTGGAAGGCGAACACGGTGGCGGCGTCGTGGCGGCGGTGATCTCGAACGTCGTCGGGAACACGTTGACGAACTCATCGAACGTCTCGTAGCATCCAAAGATCCTACCGCCGGCGCCGCTTAGATCCTCCGGCGGCGTCTCCGGCACCGGCGCAACGCCTTCCAGTATCTGCACCACCTGCCTCATGCTTGGGCGGCAGCGGGGGTCCGGGTGCGAGCACAGCAACCCGAGCTTGAGCACCAGCTCGAGATCGTCCTCGTCGCACTTGCCGATCCGAGGGTCCCTGGCGTCTTTGATCCTCCCTGCCTTCCAGCGCTCGAGGACGCTGTCGACGAGCCCCGCGGGGTCGCCATTGTTGCCGAGTGACTCCATGGGCCTCCGCCCGCAGACCACCTCGAGCAGGAAGGCGCCGAAGGCGAACACGTCGGCGCTGGGCGTGGCCTTGCCCGTCTTGATCATCTCCGGCGCGAGGTACCCCAGCGTCCCGATGACGTGCGTCGTCCGCGAGTCGCTGCCGTGGTCGTGGAGCCGCGCGAGGCCGAAGTCGCCGTGCTTGCCGTTCATGTCGGCGTCGAGGAGGACGTTGGCGGACTTGATGTCGCGGTGCACCACCACCTGCTCCCACCCCTCGTGCAGGTACAGCAGCCCCGCGGCGACGTCCCGGACGATCTTGGCGCGCTGCTCCCAGCTCAGAGCCGGCTCGTTGCCGCCGGCGCCGAACAGGTGCTTGTCGAGGCTGCCGTTGACCATGTAGTCGTAGACGAGCAACAGCTCGCCCCGCCGCCGGCAGTAGCCAAGGAGCTGGACCAGGTTGCGGTGGCGCAGCCGGCTCATGCTGGCGATCTCCGAGACGAACTCGCGCAGGCCCTGCCGCGAGTCGTGGGAAACTTTCTTGACGGCGACCTCGACGCCGCCCGGCCGCGGCGGGAGCACGCCGCGGTACACGACGCCGAAGCCGCCGCTGCCGATGACGTCGCAGAAACCCCTGGTCGCGGCGTGCAGGTCCTTGTAGCTGATCCGGTGAGGGCCGTACTCGACCTCCCAGTCCTCCTGCTCCTCGGCGAACCGCCGGCGGCGCCAGACGACGAGTCCCGTGACGGCCGCTGACGCCACGAGGAGCACCACGACGGCAAGGAGGACGAGTGATACGAGCAGCGGCAGCTCCGTCGCCTTCTTGTGCCCAGACGGCGGCGGGAGCCGCGGCAGCTTGGACAGGTCGAGGTCCGGCGCGCGGCCGCCGCCGAGGCGGAAGCTCCAGCCAAGGACGTAGTGCGAGCTCGAGGCGGCGCCGTTCGCGGCCGAGAACCCGACGTACGTCTGGTCGGCCACCGCCGACGAGAGGTTGACTTCGCAGGACACGAGCGGGACGCGCGGCCTGGGCACGCTGACTGCCGCCGTCGACACGGTCACCTCGAGGCGCGTGGTCGCGCCGTCGTACTCGATCCagacctgcaggagcttcccgctGGCCAGGGTGACGTCGACAGACCCGCCGGTGGCGGTGTCGACGTACCCCGCGGGCTTGGACGCAACAGACTTGAGGCTGTGGACGTCAACGCCGACGTGGTTATCGTTGATGTCGTCGAACTCCGCGTCCAGCGCCGTGTCGAGCTCGACGGCGACGACCTGGCTCGTCGTCCCGTTGCCCACGATGTCCGACATGTTGAACAGGCCGAGGTACTTCCCCGCGACGGCCCGCGTCGGGCCGGCCGCGGACGGCGCGAGCGCGAAGGCGAGCCCGTGGCCGTGCGCGTCCGAGTACCGCGGCAGGATGGCGGCGACGAAGGTGGTGGAGAAGGAGAGCGGCGCGCCCGTGGCGGCGTCCTTGAAGCGCAGCGGCGCCGGGTAGAAGGTGTGGCCGAACACCCAGTTGGTCGCGTTGGTGAGCTGCAGGAGGCCGGCAGAGGTGACGGCCGCGCCGCTGGTCGTCACGTTCTCGCGCGCGAAGCCGGTGAACGTGAACTCGACGGGTGCGGCCGGCGCTGACCCGCCGCCTCGAGCCAGAGCGAGCAGCAGGACGGGCACCAGCACGCGCACGGCAgtaacagccgccgccgccatggtggAGCTGGAACAGGATGGTGATCTCGCAGGTCAGCTTAGCACAGCAGCCGGCGAACTCAAGCTGTGCTTGGCTTATAGTTATGGCTTCCGGGCCGGCTGGAATAAGTCATGGATCGGGGTCTACAGCGGTGAGCTAGCGCCTGGGTTTCTCGTGCGCCCGTGTAGGGAGGGCAGGGGTGGTCCGCGCCG
It encodes:
- the LOC136480238 gene encoding L-type lectin-domain containing receptor kinase SIT2-like, with product MAAAAVTAVRVLVPVLLLALARGGGSAPAAPVEFTFTGFARENVTTSGAAVTSAGLLQLTNATNWVFGHTFYPAPLRFKDAATGAPLSFSTTFVAAILPRYSDAHGHGLAFALAPSAAGPTRAVAGKYLGLFNMSDIVGNGTTSQVVAVELDTALDAEFDDINDNHVGVDVHSLKSVASKPAGYVDTATGGSVDVTLASGKLLQVWIEYDGATTRLEVTVSTAAVSVPRPRVPLVSCEVNLSSAVADQTYVGFSAANGAASSSHYVLGWSFRLGGGRAPDLDLSKLPRLPPPSGHKKATELPLLVSLVLLAVVVLLVASAAVTGLVVWRRRRFAEEQEDWEVEYGPHRISYKDLHAATRGFCDVIGSGGFGVVYRGVLPPRPGGVEVAVKKVSHDSRQGLREFVSEIASMSRLRHRNLVQLLGYCRRRGELLLVYDYMVNGSLDKHLFGAGGNEPALSWEQRAKIVRDVAAGLLYLHEGWEQVVVHRDIKSANVLLDADMNGKHGDFGLARLHDHGSDSRTTHVIGTLGYLAPEMIKTGKATPSADVFAFGAFLLEVVCGRRPMESLGNNGDPAGLVDSVLERWKAGRIKDARDPRIGKCDEDDLELVLKLGLLCSHPDPRCRPSMRQVVQILEGVAPVPETPPEDLSGAGGRIFGCYETFDEFVNVFPTTFEITAATTPPPCSPSSAEHQQLISS